A window from Citrobacter amalonaticus encodes these proteins:
- the eutC gene encoding ethanolamine ammonia-lyase subunit EutC codes for MDQKQIEEIVRSVMASMGQTQPQTAAPSQSCDKPQCAAPSTTESCALDLGSAEAKAWIGVENPHRAEVLTELRRSTAARVCTGRAGPRPRTQALLRFLADHSRSKDTVLKEVPEEWVKAQGLLEVRSEISDKNLYLTRPDMGRRLSQEAIEALKSQCVANPDVQVVVSDGLSTDAITANYEEILPPLLSGLKQAGLKVGTPFFVRYGRVKIEDQIGEILGAKVVILLVGERPGLGQSESLSCYAVYSPRVATTVEADRTCISNIHQGGTPPVEAAAVIVDLAKRMLEQKASGINMTR; via the coding sequence ATGGATCAAAAACAGATTGAAGAAATTGTACGCAGCGTAATGGCGTCAATGGGACAGACACAGCCGCAGACCGCCGCCCCGTCGCAGTCCTGCGACAAACCGCAGTGTGCGGCACCGTCGACTACAGAGAGCTGCGCGCTGGATCTGGGCTCCGCTGAAGCAAAAGCCTGGATTGGCGTGGAGAACCCGCATCGCGCAGAGGTGCTGACCGAACTGCGGCGCAGTACCGCAGCTCGCGTTTGCACCGGGCGTGCCGGTCCGCGTCCACGCACTCAGGCGCTACTGCGTTTTCTCGCCGACCACTCACGCTCAAAAGACACCGTCCTGAAAGAGGTGCCGGAAGAGTGGGTGAAAGCCCAGGGACTGCTGGAAGTGCGTTCGGAAATCAGCGACAAAAATCTCTACCTGACGCGCCCGGATATGGGCCGCCGTTTGAGTCAGGAAGCCATAGAGGCGCTGAAATCGCAGTGCGTCGCAAATCCGGATGTTCAGGTGGTGGTGTCTGACGGCCTGTCTACCGATGCGATCACCGCGAACTATGAAGAGATCCTGCCCCCGCTGCTGTCCGGTCTGAAGCAGGCCGGACTGAAGGTCGGGACACCGTTCTTTGTCCGCTATGGCCGCGTGAAGATTGAAGACCAGATCGGCGAGATCCTCGGAGCGAAAGTGGTGATTCTGCTGGTCGGTGAACGTCCAGGACTGGGGCAGTCGGAGAGTCTCTCCTGCTACGCGGTCTATTCACCGCGCGTGGCGACGACGGTGGAGGCCGACCGTACCTGTATTTCCAACATCCACCAGGGCGGTACGCCGCCGGTAGAAGCCGCTGCTGTCATCGTGGATTTGGCCAAACGCATGCTGGAGCAGAAAGCATCCGGCATCAACATGACCCGTTAA
- the eutB gene encoding ethanolamine ammonia-lyase subunit alpha, with amino-acid sequence MKLKTTLFGNVYQFKDVKEVLAKANELRSGDVLAGVAAQSSQERVAAKQVLSEMTVADIRNNPVISYEEDCVTRLIQDDVNETAYNRIKNWSISELREHVLSDDTSVDDIAFTRKGLTSEVVAAVAKICSNADLIYGGKKMPVIKKANTTIGIPGTFSCRLQPNDTRDDVQSIAAQIYEGLSFGAGDAVIGVNPVTDDVENLSRVLDTVYGVIDKFNIPTQGCVLAHVTTQIEAIRRGAPGGLIFQSICGSEKGLKEFGVELAMLDEARAVGAEFNRIAGENCLYFETGQGSALSAGANFGADQVTMEARNYGLARHYDPFLVNTVVGFIGPEYLYNDRQIIRAGLEDHFMGKLSGISMGCDCCYTNHADADQNLNENLMILLATAGCNYIMGMPLGDDIMLNYQTTAFHDTATVRQLLNLRPSPEFERWLETMGIMANGRLTKRAGDPSLFF; translated from the coding sequence ATGAAACTAAAGACCACATTGTTCGGCAATGTTTATCAGTTTAAGGATGTAAAAGAGGTGCTGGCAAAAGCCAACGAACTGCGTTCGGGGGATGTGCTGGCCGGCGTCGCGGCGCAAAGCTCGCAGGAGCGTGTCGCGGCGAAACAGGTGTTGTCGGAAATGACGGTGGCGGATATTCGCAATAACCCGGTGATTTCCTATGAAGAGGATTGCGTCACGCGCCTGATTCAGGACGATGTCAACGAAACGGCCTACAACCGCATTAAGAACTGGAGCATCAGCGAGCTGCGTGAGCATGTGCTGAGCGATGACACCTCGGTTGATGATATTGCCTTTACGCGTAAAGGACTGACCTCGGAAGTGGTGGCGGCAGTGGCGAAGATCTGCTCTAACGCCGATCTGATCTACGGCGGCAAGAAAATGCCGGTAATCAAAAAGGCCAACACCACGATCGGTATTCCGGGCACCTTCAGCTGTCGTCTGCAGCCGAACGATACCCGTGATGATGTGCAGAGTATTGCCGCGCAAATCTACGAAGGGCTCTCTTTTGGTGCCGGCGATGCGGTGATTGGCGTCAACCCGGTGACCGACGATGTGGAGAACTTAAGCCGCGTACTGGACACGGTTTATGGGGTGATCGACAAGTTCAACATCCCGACCCAGGGCTGTGTGCTGGCGCACGTTACCACGCAGATTGAAGCGATCCGTCGCGGTGCGCCGGGCGGACTGATCTTCCAGAGTATCTGCGGCAGTGAAAAGGGCTTAAAAGAGTTCGGCGTAGAGCTGGCAATGCTGGACGAAGCGCGTGCGGTAGGGGCGGAGTTTAACCGGATCGCCGGAGAAAACTGCCTGTATTTTGAAACCGGACAGGGCTCGGCGCTGTCCGCCGGGGCGAACTTCGGGGCGGACCAGGTAACGATGGAAGCACGTAACTACGGCCTGGCGCGTCACTACGATCCATTCCTGGTGAACACCGTGGTGGGCTTTATCGGGCCGGAGTATCTCTACAACGACCGCCAGATTATTCGTGCCGGTCTGGAAGATCACTTTATGGGCAAGCTGAGCGGCATCTCGATGGGCTGTGACTGCTGCTACACCAACCATGCCGATGCCGATCAGAACCTCAACGAAAACCTGATGATTCTGCTCGCCACCGCGGGCTGTAACTACATCATGGGTATGCCGCTTGGCGACGACATCATGCTCAACTACCAGACCACCGCCTTCCACGATACGGCGACCGTACGCCAGTTGCTGAATCTGCGTCCGTCGCCGGAGTTTGAACGCTGGCTGGAAACGATGGGCATTATGGCAAACGGTCGCCTGACCAAACGGGCGGGCGATCCGTCACTGTTCTTCTGA
- the eutA gene encoding ethanolamine ammonia-lyase reactivating factor EutA, translating into MNTRQLLSVGIDIGTTTTQVIFSRLELVNRAAVSQVPRYEFIKRDISWQSPVFFTPVDKQGGLREDDLKALILAQYQAAGIAPESVDSGAIIITGESAKTRNARPAVMTLSQSLGDFVVASAGPHLESVIASHGAGAQTLSEQRMCRVLNIDIGGGTSNYALFDAGKVSGTACLNVGGRLLETDGQGRVVHAHQPGQKIVDEVFGVGTDARSLTVAQLGQVAQRMASLIVEVIDGALSPLAQTLMQTGLLPADAKPEVITLSGGVGECYRNLPADPFCFSDIGPLLATALHEHPRLRAMNVQFPAQTVRATVIGAGAHTLSLSGSTIWLEGVQLPLRNLPVAIPMDDADLVGAWQQALTQLDLDPQTDAYVLALPASLPVRYAALLTVIDALLAFIARYPNPHPLLVVAEQDFGKALGMLLRPQLQQLPLAVIDEVIVRAGDYIDIGTPLFGGSVVPVTVKSLAFPS; encoded by the coding sequence GTGAACACGCGCCAGCTACTGAGCGTCGGTATCGATATCGGCACCACGACCACGCAGGTGATCTTCTCGCGCCTGGAACTGGTTAACCGTGCGGCAGTGTCGCAGGTGCCCCGTTACGAATTCATCAAACGCGACATTAGCTGGCAAAGCCCGGTCTTCTTTACCCCCGTCGATAAGCAGGGCGGGTTACGGGAGGACGACCTTAAAGCGCTGATCCTCGCGCAGTATCAGGCGGCGGGGATCGCGCCGGAATCGGTTGATTCAGGGGCCATCATCATCACCGGCGAGAGCGCGAAAACCCGCAACGCGCGCCCGGCGGTGATGACACTCTCCCAGTCGCTCGGTGACTTTGTGGTTGCCAGTGCCGGACCGCATCTGGAATCGGTGATTGCCAGTCACGGCGCCGGGGCGCAAACCCTGTCTGAACAGCGGATGTGCCGGGTGCTGAACATCGACATCGGCGGCGGCACTTCGAACTATGCGCTGTTTGATGCCGGAAAGGTGAGCGGCACCGCCTGTCTGAACGTCGGCGGGCGTCTGCTGGAGACCGACGGTCAAGGGCGCGTCGTACATGCCCATCAACCCGGTCAGAAGATTGTCGATGAGGTATTCGGGGTGGGTACCGATGCCCGTTCACTGACCGTCGCGCAGTTAGGGCAGGTGGCGCAGCGGATGGCGAGTCTGATCGTAGAAGTGATCGACGGCGCGTTGTCGCCGCTGGCGCAAACGCTGATGCAAACCGGGTTACTGCCAGCGGACGCGAAGCCGGAGGTCATCACCCTGTCCGGCGGCGTGGGAGAGTGCTATCGCAATCTGCCTGCCGATCCGTTCTGCTTTTCTGATATTGGGCCGCTGCTGGCGACGGCGCTGCATGAGCATCCGCGTCTGCGTGCGATGAACGTGCAGTTTCCGGCGCAGACCGTGCGCGCTACGGTGATTGGCGCAGGGGCGCACACGCTGTCGCTCTCGGGCAGCACCATCTGGCTGGAAGGGGTTCAGTTGCCGCTGCGCAATCTGCCGGTGGCGATCCCGATGGATGACGCCGATCTGGTTGGCGCGTGGCAACAAGCGCTGACGCAGCTCGATCTGGATCCACAGACTGACGCATACGTACTGGCGCTTCCCGCCTCGTTGCCGGTGCGTTACGCCGCATTACTTACGGTCATCGACGCGCTGCTGGCCTTCATCGCGCGTTACCCGAATCCGCATCCCCTGCTGGTGGTGGCTGAGCAGGACTTTGGTAAAGCGCTGGGCATGCTGTTGCGCCCACAGTTACAGCAACTCCCGCTGGCGGTCATTGACGAAGTGATTGTCCGGGCGGGCGACTATATCGACATTGGTACGCCTTTGTTTGGCGGATCGGTTGTGCCGGTGACGGTGAAATCACTCGCATTTCCTTCCTGA
- the eutH gene encoding ethanolamine utilization protein EutH — protein sequence MGINEIIMYIMMFFMLIAAVDRILSQFGGSARFLGKFGKSIEGSGGQFEEGFMAMGALGLAMVGMTALAPVLAKLLGPVIIPLYEMLGANPSMFAGTLLACDMGGFFLAKELAGGDVAAWLYSGLILGAMMGPTIVFSIPVALGIIEPSDRRYLALGVLAGIVTIPIGCIAGGLVAMYSGVEINGQPVEFTFALILMNMIPVIIVAVLVALGLKFIPEKMINGFQIFAKFLVALITIGLAAAVIKFLLGWELIPGLDPIFMAPGDTPGEVMRAIEVIGSISCVLLGAYPMVLLLTRWFEKPLMRVGSLLKINNMAAGGMVATLANNIPMFGMMKQMDTRGKVLNCAFAVSAAFALGDHLGFAAANMNAMIFPMIVGKLIGGVTAIGVAMMLVPKDENVPAETEVEAQS from the coding sequence ATGGGAATTAACGAAATCATCATGTACATCATGATGTTCTTTATGCTGATTGCCGCCGTGGACAGGATCCTGTCGCAGTTCGGCGGGTCGGCGCGTTTCCTCGGGAAGTTCGGCAAAAGTATTGAGGGATCCGGCGGTCAGTTCGAAGAAGGGTTTATGGCGATGGGCGCTCTGGGACTGGCGATGGTCGGTATGACCGCGCTGGCGCCGGTGTTAGCCAAACTGCTCGGGCCGGTGATTATTCCGCTGTATGAAATGCTTGGCGCGAACCCATCCATGTTCGCCGGAACGCTGCTGGCGTGCGATATGGGCGGCTTCTTCCTTGCCAAAGAGCTGGCGGGTGGCGACGTCGCGGCGTGGCTCTACTCGGGATTGATTCTGGGGGCAATGATGGGGCCCACCATCGTGTTCTCTATCCCCGTTGCGCTGGGCATTATAGAGCCGTCTGACCGCCGTTATCTGGCGCTTGGGGTGCTGGCAGGCATTGTCACGATCCCTATCGGCTGTATTGCCGGTGGTCTGGTCGCGATGTATTCGGGCGTTGAGATCAACGGACAACCGGTCGAGTTCACCTTCGCGCTGATCCTGATGAACATGATCCCGGTGATTATCGTCGCCGTGCTGGTGGCGCTGGGATTGAAATTCATCCCGGAAAAAATGATCAACGGCTTCCAGATCTTCGCCAAATTTCTCGTTGCGCTGATCACCATTGGTCTCGCCGCGGCAGTCATCAAGTTCCTGCTGGGCTGGGAGCTGATCCCCGGTCTCGACCCCATCTTTATGGCACCTGGCGACACCCCCGGTGAAGTGATGCGCGCCATTGAAGTGATCGGTTCTATCTCCTGCGTGCTGCTCGGGGCGTATCCGATGGTGCTGTTACTGACCCGTTGGTTTGAGAAACCGCTGATGCGCGTCGGAAGCCTGTTGAAAATCAACAATATGGCAGCAGGCGGCATGGTGGCGACACTGGCGAATAACATCCCGATGTTCGGCATGATGAAGCAGATGGATACCCGCGGCAAAGTGCTCAACTGCGCCTTCGCCGTCTCCGCAGCCTTCGCGCTGGGTGACCACTTAGGCTTCGCGGCAGCCAATATGAACGCCATGATCTTCCCGATGATTGTCGGCAAATTGATTGGCGGTGTTACGGCGATTGGCGTGGCCATGATGCTGGTGCCAAAAGATGAAAACGTTCCGGCAGAAACGGAAGTGGAGGCGCAATCGTGA
- the eutG gene encoding ethanolamine utilization ethanol dehydrogenase EutG, which translates to MQAELQTALFQAFDTLNLQRMKTFSVPPVTLCGLGALSSCGQEAQSRGLSHLFVMVDSFLHQAGMTASLERSLAMKGVAMTVWPCPMGEPCITDVCAAVAQLRESKCDGVVAFGGGSVLDAAKAVALLVTNPHQTLAQMTEYSSLRPRLPLIAVPTTAGTGSETTNVTVIIDAATGRKQVLAHATLMPDVAILDAALTEGVPPHVTAMTGIDALTHAVEAYSALNASPFTDSLAIGAIAMIGKSLPKAVGYGHDLAARESMLLASCMAGMAFSSAGLGLCHAMAHQPGATLHIPHGQANAMLLPTVMGFNRMVCRERFSHIGRALTNKKADDRDAIAAVSELIAEVGLNKRLADVGAKPEHYSVWAQAALEDICIRSNPRTATQSNIIELYAAAQ; encoded by the coding sequence ATGCAAGCTGAATTGCAGACGGCGCTCTTTCAGGCATTCGATACCCTGAATCTGCAACGCATGAAAACGTTCAGCGTACCGCCGGTCACGCTGTGCGGGCTCGGGGCGCTCAGTTCCTGCGGACAGGAAGCGCAATCGCGAGGCTTAAGCCATCTGTTCGTGATGGTCGACAGTTTCCTGCATCAGGCGGGGATGACCGCGTCGTTAGAGCGCAGTCTGGCGATGAAAGGCGTGGCGATGACGGTCTGGCCGTGTCCGATGGGTGAGCCGTGCATCACCGACGTCTGCGCAGCGGTCGCCCAATTGCGCGAGTCAAAATGCGACGGCGTTGTTGCCTTTGGCGGCGGTTCGGTGCTGGATGCGGCAAAAGCTGTCGCCCTGCTGGTGACGAATCCACATCAGACGCTGGCCCAGATGACGGAATACAGCAGCTTACGCCCGCGACTGCCGTTGATTGCTGTCCCCACCACCGCCGGAACCGGATCGGAAACCACGAACGTAACGGTGATTATCGACGCGGCGACAGGACGCAAGCAGGTGCTGGCACATGCGACGCTGATGCCGGACGTGGCAATCCTTGATGCCGCGCTGACTGAAGGCGTACCGCCTCATGTGACGGCAATGACCGGGATTGATGCGCTGACGCACGCGGTTGAGGCATACAGCGCGCTGAATGCCTCGCCGTTTACCGACAGCCTGGCGATTGGCGCAATTGCAATGATTGGCAAATCGCTGCCGAAAGCGGTGGGCTACGGTCACGACCTCGCCGCACGGGAGAGCATGCTGCTGGCCTCCTGCATGGCAGGAATGGCGTTTTCCAGCGCCGGGCTGGGGCTGTGTCATGCGATGGCGCATCAGCCTGGCGCCACATTGCACATTCCGCACGGCCAGGCGAACGCCATGCTGCTGCCAACGGTGATGGGCTTTAACCGTATGGTGTGTCGCGAACGCTTTAGCCATATCGGACGCGCCTTGACCAATAAGAAAGCAGACGATCGCGACGCTATCGCCGCCGTCAGCGAACTGATTGCGGAGGTGGGCCTGAACAAACGGCTCGCTGATGTCGGCGCAAAACCAGAACACTACAGCGTCTGGGCGCAAGCCGCGCTGGAGGATATTTGTATACGCAGCAACCCACGCACCGCCACGCAGAGCAACATTATCGAGTTGTACGCGGCGGCACAATAA
- the eutJ gene encoding ethanolamine utilization protein EutJ produces MAHDEENWLTPRLQKAADLCNQAPATSDSALWLGVDLGTCDVVSMVVDGDGQPVAVCLDWADVVRDGIVWDFFGAVTIVRRHLDTLEQQLGSRFTHAATSFPPGTDPRISINVLESAGLEVSHVLDEPTAVADLLQLDNAGVVDIGGGTTGIAIVKQGKVTYSADEATGGHHISLTLAGNRRIELEEAEQVKRSNAQEIWPVVKPVYEKMAEIVARHIEGQEIADLWLAGGSCMQPGVEALFRQRFPELQVHLPRHSLFMTPLAIANSGREKAEGIYAS; encoded by the coding sequence ATGGCGCACGACGAAGAAAATTGGCTCACGCCAAGACTGCAAAAAGCCGCTGACCTGTGTAATCAGGCGCCTGCGACGAGCGATTCCGCGCTGTGGCTGGGTGTTGATCTCGGCACCTGCGACGTGGTGTCGATGGTTGTCGACGGTGACGGACAGCCGGTCGCGGTGTGTCTTGACTGGGCTGACGTCGTGCGCGACGGCATCGTCTGGGATTTCTTCGGTGCGGTCACAATTGTGCGCCGCCATCTCGATACGCTCGAACAACAGCTCGGTAGCCGGTTTACCCACGCGGCGACGTCGTTCCCGCCGGGCACCGACCCGCGCATTTCCATCAACGTGCTGGAATCTGCCGGGCTGGAGGTCAGCCATGTGCTGGATGAACCAACCGCGGTCGCCGATCTGCTGCAACTGGATAACGCCGGTGTCGTGGATATCGGTGGCGGCACGACCGGGATCGCCATCGTCAAACAGGGCAAAGTGACGTACTCGGCGGATGAAGCGACGGGCGGCCACCACATTTCGCTGACGCTGGCCGGAAACCGGCGCATCGAGCTGGAAGAGGCCGAGCAGGTCAAGCGCAGCAACGCGCAGGAGATTTGGCCGGTGGTGAAACCGGTCTACGAGAAAATGGCGGAGATCGTTGCTCGTCATATCGAAGGACAAGAAATAGCCGATTTATGGCTGGCGGGCGGCTCTTGTATGCAACCGGGCGTAGAGGCGTTGTTTCGCCAGCGCTTTCCTGAACTCCAGGTACATCTGCCCCGGCATAGCCTGTTTATGACACCGCTGGCGATCGCCAACAGCGGGAGAGAGAAAGCGGAGGGAATCTATGCAAGCTGA
- a CDS encoding aldehyde dehydrogenase family protein has protein sequence MNQQDIEQVVKAVLLKMKDSSQPATAVHEMGVFASLDDAVAAAKVAQQGLKSVAMRQLAIHAIREAGEKHAKELAELAVEETGMGRVDDKFAKNVAQARGTPGVECLSPQVLTGDNGLTLIENAPWGVVASVTPSTNPAATVINNAISLIAAGNSVVFAPHPAAKGVSQRAITLLNQAVVAAGGPENLLVTVANPDIETAQRLFKYPGIGLLVVTGGEAVVDAARKHTNKRLIAAGAGNPPVVVDETADLARAAQSIVKGASFDNNIICADEKVLIVVDSVADELMRLMEGQQAVKLSAAQAEQLQPVLLKNIDERGKGTVSRDWVGRDAAKIAAAIGLQVPPQTRLLFVETSATHPFAVTELMMPVLPVVRVANVDEAIALAVQLEGGCHHTAAMHSRNIDNMNRMANAIDTSIFVKNGPCIAGLGLGGEGWTTMTITTPTGEGVTSARTFVRLRRCVLVDAFRIV, from the coding sequence ATGAATCAACAGGATATTGAACAGGTGGTGAAAGCGGTACTGCTGAAAATGAAAGACAGCAGTCAACCCGCGACCGCCGTTCATGAAATGGGCGTCTTTGCCTCCCTGGATGATGCGGTGGCGGCAGCAAAAGTCGCTCAGCAGGGGCTGAAGAGCGTGGCGATGCGCCAGCTTGCCATTCACGCCATCCGTGAAGCGGGCGAAAAGCATGCCAAAGAATTAGCGGAACTTGCCGTCGAAGAGACCGGCATGGGACGCGTCGACGATAAATTTGCCAAAAACGTGGCACAGGCTCGCGGGACGCCGGGCGTGGAGTGCTTATCGCCGCAGGTACTCACCGGCGATAACGGCCTGACGCTGATCGAAAATGCGCCGTGGGGCGTCGTCGCCTCAGTGACGCCATCTACTAACCCGGCGGCGACAGTGATTAATAACGCCATCAGCCTGATTGCCGCGGGTAACAGCGTCGTGTTCGCTCCCCATCCGGCGGCGAAAGGCGTTTCACAACGCGCTATCACACTGCTTAACCAGGCGGTGGTGGCGGCAGGTGGCCCGGAAAACCTGCTGGTGACCGTGGCGAACCCGGATATTGAAACCGCACAGCGGTTGTTTAAGTACCCAGGCATTGGTCTGCTGGTCGTCACCGGCGGCGAAGCGGTGGTCGACGCTGCCCGCAAACACACCAATAAACGTCTGATTGCCGCCGGTGCCGGTAATCCGCCGGTGGTCGTCGATGAGACGGCGGATCTGGCGCGGGCTGCACAATCCATCGTCAAAGGCGCTTCTTTCGATAACAACATCATCTGCGCGGATGAAAAGGTACTGATTGTCGTCGATAGCGTGGCGGATGAGCTGATGCGCCTGATGGAAGGCCAGCAGGCAGTGAAACTGAGCGCCGCACAGGCCGAACAGCTCCAGCCGGTGCTGCTGAAAAATATCGATGAACGCGGCAAAGGCACTGTCAGTCGTGACTGGGTCGGACGCGACGCGGCAAAAATCGCCGCCGCCATTGGCCTGCAAGTTCCGCCGCAAACCCGTCTGCTGTTTGTTGAAACGTCAGCCACGCATCCTTTTGCCGTCACGGAACTGATGATGCCGGTTCTGCCGGTGGTGCGGGTGGCAAATGTCGACGAGGCGATTGCGCTGGCGGTGCAACTGGAAGGCGGCTGCCACCATACCGCTGCGATGCACTCACGCAACATCGACAACATGAACCGGATGGCGAACGCCATTGATACCAGCATCTTTGTCAAGAATGGACCGTGCATTGCCGGGCTGGGGCTGGGTGGTGAAGGCTGGACCACCATGACCATCACCACGCCAACCGGAGAAGGGGTGACCAGCGCGCGTACGTTTGTGCGTCTGCGTCGCTGTGTATTGGTGGATGCGTTTCGAATTGTATAA
- the eutN gene encoding ethanolamine utilization microcompartment protein EutN yields the protein MKLAVVTGQIVCTVRHQGLAHDKLLMVEMIDAQGNPDGQCAVAIDSIGAGTGEWVLLVSGSSARQAHRSEASPVDLCVIGIVDEVVAGGQVIFHK from the coding sequence ATGAAACTGGCAGTCGTCACAGGACAAATCGTTTGTACCGTACGCCATCAAGGACTGGCACACGATAAATTGCTGATGGTGGAGATGATCGATGCCCAGGGAAATCCCGACGGGCAGTGTGCCGTCGCCATTGACAGCATCGGGGCGGGAACCGGGGAGTGGGTGCTGCTGGTTAGCGGCAGTTCTGCTCGCCAGGCGCATCGCAGCGAAGCGTCCCCTGTCGATCTGTGCGTGATTGGTATCGTCGATGAAGTGGTGGCTGGCGGTCAGGTGATATTCCACAAATAG
- the eutM gene encoding ethanolamine utilization microcompartment protein EutM, with the protein MEALGMIETRGLVALIEASDAMVKAARVKLVGVKQIGGGLVTAMVRGDVAACKAATDAGAAAAQRIGELVSVHVIPRPHGDLEEVFPISFKGDSNI; encoded by the coding sequence ATGGAAGCTTTAGGAATGATTGAAACCCGGGGCCTGGTTGCACTGATTGAGGCCTCTGATGCGATGGTAAAAGCCGCACGCGTGAAGCTGGTTGGTGTGAAACAGATTGGCGGCGGTCTGGTGACTGCGATGGTTCGTGGCGATGTCGCGGCCTGCAAAGCAGCAACAGATGCCGGTGCCGCAGCGGCACAGCGTATCGGCGAACTGGTCTCCGTTCACGTGATTCCGCGTCCGCATGGCGATCTGGAAGAAGTCTTCCCGATCAGCTTCAAAGGCGACAGCAACATCTAA
- the pta gene encoding phosphate acetyltransferase, whose translation MIIERARERAQQAPARVVFPDALDERVLKAAHYLQQHGLAHPILVASPFALRQFALTHRVALDGIQVIDPYSNLAMREAFAQRWLARSGEKTPPDALEKLNDPLMFAAAMVSAGQADVCIAGNLSSTANVLRAGLRIIGLQPGCKTLSSIFLMLPQYVGPALGFADCSVVPQPTAAQLADIAIASADTWRAITGEEPRVAMLSFSSQGSARHPCVANVQQATEIVRERAPTLLVDGELQFDAAFVPEVAAQKAPASPLRGNANVMVFPSLEAGNIGYKIAQRLGGYRAVGPLIQGLAAPLHDLSRGCSVQEIIELALVAAMPRQTDVRRERDSQTLVV comes from the coding sequence ATGATCATTGAACGCGCCCGTGAACGGGCTCAGCAGGCGCCGGCCCGGGTGGTCTTTCCGGATGCGTTAGACGAACGCGTGCTGAAAGCGGCGCATTACCTGCAACAGCACGGTCTGGCGCACCCCATTCTGGTGGCCAGTCCGTTCGCACTGCGCCAGTTTGCCCTCACACATCGGGTGGCGCTGGACGGTATTCAGGTTATCGACCCGTACAGCAATCTGGCGATGCGTGAAGCGTTCGCCCAGCGCTGGCTCGCCCGATCTGGAGAGAAAACGCCGCCGGATGCCCTTGAGAAACTCAATGACCCGCTGATGTTTGCTGCGGCGATGGTAAGCGCAGGCCAGGCGGATGTCTGTATCGCTGGCAACCTTTCATCCACAGCTAACGTGCTGCGTGCGGGCTTACGCATTATTGGCCTGCAGCCGGGATGTAAAACGCTGTCGTCCATTTTCCTGATGCTGCCGCAGTACGTCGGACCCGCGTTAGGGTTTGCCGACTGCAGCGTGGTGCCGCAGCCGACGGCGGCGCAACTGGCAGATATCGCGATCGCCAGCGCCGACACCTGGCGCGCCATCACCGGTGAAGAACCGCGTGTGGCGATGCTGTCATTCTCCAGTCAGGGTAGCGCCCGTCATCCCTGCGTGGCGAACGTGCAGCAGGCAACGGAGATTGTTCGCGAACGTGCGCCCACGCTACTGGTGGATGGCGAATTGCAGTTTGACGCCGCCTTTGTGCCGGAGGTCGCTGCGCAAAAAGCGCCCGCCAGCCCTTTGCGCGGTAACGCCAACGTGATGGTTTTTCCGTCACTGGAGGCCGGCAATATTGGTTACAAAATCGCCCAGCGTCTGGGAGGGTATCGTGCCGTCGGGCCGCTGATTCAGGGGCTTGCCGCACCGCTTCATGACCTTTCGCGAGGCTGTAGCGTACAGGAAATTATCGAACTGGCGTTGGTGGCAGCCATGCCGCGCCAGACTGACGTGAGACGCGAACGTGACTCACAAACCCTGGTTGTATAA